In Elaeis guineensis isolate ETL-2024a chromosome 1, EG11, whole genome shotgun sequence, a genomic segment contains:
- the LOC140854374 gene encoding uncharacterized protein isoform X1, with product MEMDPENIEAVIHQRYGVPEGENSGPSLRFPPGFNFNPNDQELIRLYLDRKIKGEPLLYNVFKDVNLYDYDPEELVENYELSGEEKFYFFTSRTRKYPNGSRPARAAGGGYWKATGSEKKIYNDDDELVGVKKTLVYYRGKAKENDGVKTDWIMQEYISEITTCKPGDSMKLDDWVLCCIHKKRGAVDNPHKLQNISQAQSDMPTEQDAKNNQSYQTYIDSNGGYGNAIMVQRLVAAPDMQITEFNGSMVPSLAAEPSVQITPSMQLTELNDMVAPSIIAPSDQMIGSNGMLQQFAVATRMQMTEFNGLFQPSAIAPSGQMIDFNRRMPQLGEAYAELMDNHDCMVQKSVISPTEPMTDFNYMAPRFAAAPIEQMMGFYDMTQLSEIADFNAMRQPSPPMTEHNGIMSICNNHSTGQGFQQNLSNAMISGKDHVDQFGMAYGERDEVIDPMKLLCYEPAIEIDDVLSDSIEPKELDADEHSRHDVGCRHAEDFTKLDP from the exons ATGGAGATGGACCCAGAAAATATTGAAGCAGTGATTCACCAAAGATATGGAGTTCCAGAGGGGGAGAATAGCGGCCCTTCTTTGAGGTTTCCTCCTGGCTTTAACTTCAACCCGAACGATCAAGAGCTGATACGTTTGTATCTCGACCGCAAGATCAAGGGTGAGCCATTGCTTTACAATGTATTCAAGGATGTCAATCTTTATGATTACGACCCGGAAGAACTAGTTG AAAATTACGAGCTTTctggagaagaaaaattttatttcttcactTCAAGAACACGCAAATATCCAAATGGGAGCCGTCCAGCTCGCGCTGCTGGTGGTGGATATTGGAAAGCCACAGGATCTGAAAagaaaatctacaatgatgatgaTGAGCTAGTGGGAGTGAAAAAAACCTTGGTATACTATAGAGGAAAGGCTAAAGAAAATGATGGTGTAAAGACTGACTGGATAATGCAAGAGTATATAAGTGAGATCACAACTTGCAAGCCTGGTGATTCAATGAAG CTTGATGATTGGGTCTTATGCTGCATTCATAAGAAAAGAGGTGCTGTAGACAATCCTCACAAGCTACAGAATATTTCTCAAGCTCAATCAGACATGCCAACCGAACAAGATGCAAAGAATAATCAAAGCTATCAGACTTATATTGACTCAAATGGTGGCTATGGTAATGCCATTATGGTACAACGATTAGTAGCAGCACCAGATATGCAAATTACTGAATTTAATGGTAGTATGGTCCCATCATTAGCAGCAGAACCAAGTGTGCAAATTACACCAAGCATGCAATTAACTGAACTTAATGATATGGTCGCACCATCAATAATAGCACCAagcgatcaaatgattggttctaATGGAATGCTACAACAATTTGCAGTAGCAACAAGGATGCAAATGACTGAATTTAATGGTTTGTTCCAACCATCAGCAATAGCACCAAGTGGACAGATGATTGATTTTAATAGAAGGATGCCACAATTAGGAGAAGCCTATGCTGAGCTAATGGATAATCATGATTGCATGGTACAAAAATCAGTAATATCTCCAACTGAGCCAATGACTGATTTCAATTATATGGCACCACGATTTGCAGCAGCTCCAATCGAACAAATGATGGGCTTCTATGATATGACACAGCTCTCTGAAATTGCTGATTTCAATGCTATGAGACAACCATCACCACCAATGACTGAACATAATGGGATCATGAGCATCTGCAATAATCATTCAACCGGGCAAGGTTTCCAACAGAACTTGAGCAATGCAATGATATCTGGCAAAGATCATGTGGATCAATTTGGAATGGCATATGGTGAAAGAGATGAAGTCATAGATCCAATGAAACTGCTTTGTTATGAGCCAGCAATTGAAATAGATGATGTTTTAAGTGATAGTATTGAACCAAAAGAGTTAGATGCTGATGAACATAGTAGACATGATGTTGGTTGTAGGCATGCTGAAGATTTTACCAAGCTGGATCCATGA
- the LOC140854374 gene encoding uncharacterized protein isoform X2, producing MEMDPENIEAVIHQRYGVPEGENSGPSLRFPPGFNFNPNDQELIRLYLDRKIKENYELSGEEKFYFFTSRTRKYPNGSRPARAAGGGYWKATGSEKKIYNDDDELVGVKKTLVYYRGKAKENDGVKTDWIMQEYISEITTCKPGDSMKLDDWVLCCIHKKRGAVDNPHKLQNISQAQSDMPTEQDAKNNQSYQTYIDSNGGYGNAIMVQRLVAAPDMQITEFNGSMVPSLAAEPSVQITPSMQLTELNDMVAPSIIAPSDQMIGSNGMLQQFAVATRMQMTEFNGLFQPSAIAPSGQMIDFNRRMPQLGEAYAELMDNHDCMVQKSVISPTEPMTDFNYMAPRFAAAPIEQMMGFYDMTQLSEIADFNAMRQPSPPMTEHNGIMSICNNHSTGQGFQQNLSNAMISGKDHVDQFGMAYGERDEVIDPMKLLCYEPAIEIDDVLSDSIEPKELDADEHSRHDVGCRHAEDFTKLDP from the exons ATGGAGATGGACCCAGAAAATATTGAAGCAGTGATTCACCAAAGATATGGAGTTCCAGAGGGGGAGAATAGCGGCCCTTCTTTGAGGTTTCCTCCTGGCTTTAACTTCAACCCGAACGATCAAGAGCTGATACGTTTGTATCTCGACCGCAAGATCAAGG AAAATTACGAGCTTTctggagaagaaaaattttatttcttcactTCAAGAACACGCAAATATCCAAATGGGAGCCGTCCAGCTCGCGCTGCTGGTGGTGGATATTGGAAAGCCACAGGATCTGAAAagaaaatctacaatgatgatgaTGAGCTAGTGGGAGTGAAAAAAACCTTGGTATACTATAGAGGAAAGGCTAAAGAAAATGATGGTGTAAAGACTGACTGGATAATGCAAGAGTATATAAGTGAGATCACAACTTGCAAGCCTGGTGATTCAATGAAG CTTGATGATTGGGTCTTATGCTGCATTCATAAGAAAAGAGGTGCTGTAGACAATCCTCACAAGCTACAGAATATTTCTCAAGCTCAATCAGACATGCCAACCGAACAAGATGCAAAGAATAATCAAAGCTATCAGACTTATATTGACTCAAATGGTGGCTATGGTAATGCCATTATGGTACAACGATTAGTAGCAGCACCAGATATGCAAATTACTGAATTTAATGGTAGTATGGTCCCATCATTAGCAGCAGAACCAAGTGTGCAAATTACACCAAGCATGCAATTAACTGAACTTAATGATATGGTCGCACCATCAATAATAGCACCAagcgatcaaatgattggttctaATGGAATGCTACAACAATTTGCAGTAGCAACAAGGATGCAAATGACTGAATTTAATGGTTTGTTCCAACCATCAGCAATAGCACCAAGTGGACAGATGATTGATTTTAATAGAAGGATGCCACAATTAGGAGAAGCCTATGCTGAGCTAATGGATAATCATGATTGCATGGTACAAAAATCAGTAATATCTCCAACTGAGCCAATGACTGATTTCAATTATATGGCACCACGATTTGCAGCAGCTCCAATCGAACAAATGATGGGCTTCTATGATATGACACAGCTCTCTGAAATTGCTGATTTCAATGCTATGAGACAACCATCACCACCAATGACTGAACATAATGGGATCATGAGCATCTGCAATAATCATTCAACCGGGCAAGGTTTCCAACAGAACTTGAGCAATGCAATGATATCTGGCAAAGATCATGTGGATCAATTTGGAATGGCATATGGTGAAAGAGATGAAGTCATAGATCCAATGAAACTGCTTTGTTATGAGCCAGCAATTGAAATAGATGATGTTTTAAGTGATAGTATTGAACCAAAAGAGTTAGATGCTGATGAACATAGTAGACATGATGTTGGTTGTAGGCATGCTGAAGATTTTACCAAGCTGGATCCATGA